From the Deinococcus aetherius genome, the window GCCTGACGACAGGCTGTCAGCCTTAGGTCGGCCTGACGCCGACCTGACCGGCAGCAAATCTCCAGCAGACACGGCAGAACTACAAAGGGGTCATGAAGAAATTCATGGTGGGAATGGCCGTGGCCGCCGCTCTCGCGCTGGGCGCACATGTCGCCGCGCAGCGTAGCCCCGTCACGCTCAACGTCTACTCGGAGGGTGACGTGAACGTGCAGGACCTGTGGCAAAAGAGCCTCATCCCCATGTACCAGAAGGCGAATCCGAACGTGCGCCTCAACCTGGTGTTCTCCTCGCACGGGGCGGGCAACCAGTCCACCCTCGACCGGATGGCCGCCGCGCAGAAGGCGGGCAAGGTCTCGGGCGTGGACCTGCTGGAAGGCCCGGTGGACGACGCGGGCGCGGCGGGCCTGATGGACAAGCTCGACGCGAAAAAGGTGCCCAACCTCACCCGCACCGACCCCAAGGTCGTCCAGCGCGTGCAGGGCTACGGGGTGCCGTACCGCGGCAGCAGCGTGGTCCTCGCCTACGACAGCACGAAGGTCAAGAACCCGCCCCGCACCCTCCCCGCGCTTCTCGACTGGATCAACAAGAACCCCGGGCAGTTCACCTACAACACGCCGGACACGGGGGGCAGCGGCAACGCCTTCGTGACGCGCCTGCTGCGCACCGGCATCTCGGCGAAGGACAGCGACCTGTTCGAGACGGATTACGATCCGGCTATGGAAAAGCAGTGGGACAAGGGCTTCGCCACCCTCAAGGCCCTGGCGCCCAAGCTCTACGGCGGCGGGCAGTACAGCAAGAACAACGTCGAGACGCTGCAACTCCTGGGCAAGGGCGCGATCACGATGGGGCCGGTGTGGTCGGACATGGGCCTGAGTTACCTCAAGCAGGGCCTGCTGCCCGACACCATCAAGCTCACCCAGATCGACCCGCCCCTCTACGGCGGCGCCTCGTACGTGGGCGTGGCGAAGGACAGCCCCAACAAGGCGGCGGCCTACGCCTTCCTGAACTGGCTGCTCACCCCCGGGGTGCAGGCGGTTGTGGTGGACCGGATGAACGGGTATCCCGGCGTCAAGCTCCAGTACATGGGCAAGGACGTGCAGGCGAAGTTCGGAGACATTGCGGGGGATTTCAGCTTCGGCTTCAGTTCCAAGTTCGGCGCGGACATGAACCGCCTGTGGTACGAGCGGGTGGCGGGCACGCCGCAGCCCCAACAACGCTGAACTCC encodes:
- a CDS encoding extracellular solute-binding protein, with protein sequence MKKFMVGMAVAAALALGAHVAAQRSPVTLNVYSEGDVNVQDLWQKSLIPMYQKANPNVRLNLVFSSHGAGNQSTLDRMAAAQKAGKVSGVDLLEGPVDDAGAAGLMDKLDAKKVPNLTRTDPKVVQRVQGYGVPYRGSSVVLAYDSTKVKNPPRTLPALLDWINKNPGQFTYNTPDTGGSGNAFVTRLLRTGISAKDSDLFETDYDPAMEKQWDKGFATLKALAPKLYGGGQYSKNNVETLQLLGKGAITMGPVWSDMGLSYLKQGLLPDTIKLTQIDPPLYGGASYVGVAKDSPNKAAAYAFLNWLLTPGVQAVVVDRMNGYPGVKLQYMGKDVQAKFGDIAGDFSFGFSSKFGADMNRLWYERVAGTPQPQQR